In Desulfallas thermosapovorans DSM 6562, the genomic window TAAAGCATACTCTACATCCTACAATAAACAGGAGGTGGACCATGTATTATCCAGTTGCCAGGCCGCGCCGCTTGCGCTCCAGCGCCAACATGCGGCGGTTGGTCAGGGAAAACCACCTGCGAGTAGATGATTTAATATATCCATTCTTTATTACCGGTGGTCGGGATGTGCAACAACCTGTAGAGTCCATGCCTGGCGTGTATAGGTTTTCCACAGACCGGCTGCTGATTCAGCTAAAGGAAGTACAGTCGCTGGGTATTCCGGGCATACTGTTGTTCGGCATCCCGGACAGTAAAGATGCCGTGGGCAGCGGTGCTTATGATGCCAATGGCATTATTCAGCAAGCCGTACGGGCCATCAAAGATAAATTTCCCGAGCTATTGGTAATTACCGATGTTTGTTTGTGCGAATATACGGATCACGGCCATTGCGGAATTGTACATGAAGGTAAAGTTCTAAACGACCCAACTCTGGAACTGCTGGCTCGCACTGCTGTTTCCCACGCTCAAAGCGGCGCTGACATTATAGCGCCATCGGATATGATGGACGGGCGGGTGCGGGCTATTCGGGAGGCTCTGGATGAGCACGGATATGCTGATGTTCCCATCATGTCCTACAGCGTTAAATATGCTTCGGCATTTTACGGTCCCTTTCGGGAAGCCGCCGACTCGGCCCCGCAATTCGGTGACCGCAAAACCTACCAGATGGACCCGCCCAACCTGAGGGAAGCCCTGCGTGAGGTAGAGCAGGATATCACCGAAGGGGCCGATATGGTTATTGTTAAACCGGCCATGGCTTATATGGATGTAATTGCTGCGGTAAGGGAGAATTTTGACGGCCCGTTGGCTGCATACAATGTTAGTGGCGAATACTCCATGATTAAGGCCGCTGCCCGTCTTGGCTGGATTGACGAACAAAAAACCACCATGGAACTATTGACCGGCCTGAAAAGAGCCGGGGCGGATATCATCATAACTTACCATGCTCCGGATGTGGTACGCTGGTTAAAAGAGGATGGCTAGCCGGCTTAAATGGCTTATCATAACATGACCGGGTATAATCTAAAGGTTTGAAGAAAGGAACGTAGCAGCATGCTG contains:
- the hemB gene encoding porphobilinogen synthase codes for the protein MYYPVARPRRLRSSANMRRLVRENHLRVDDLIYPFFITGGRDVQQPVESMPGVYRFSTDRLLIQLKEVQSLGIPGILLFGIPDSKDAVGSGAYDANGIIQQAVRAIKDKFPELLVITDVCLCEYTDHGHCGIVHEGKVLNDPTLELLARTAVSHAQSGADIIAPSDMMDGRVRAIREALDEHGYADVPIMSYSVKYASAFYGPFREAADSAPQFGDRKTYQMDPPNLREALREVEQDITEGADMVIVKPAMAYMDVIAAVRENFDGPLAAYNVSGEYSMIKAAARLGWIDEQKTTMELLTGLKRAGADIIITYHAPDVVRWLKEDG